The Hymenobacter oligotrophus genome segment GTCATTCTTCCTTTTTCATTTCCAGCTTAAAGCCGCGCAGGAAGTCGCCCACGGGCATGCGCTTTTTGCCTTCGAGCTGCACGTCGAGTAGGTCGAGCTGGCCGTCGGCGGTTTGCACGCGTAGGTGGCTGCGGCCGTCGGTAAGCCAGGCACCTAGGGGCGTTTCGGCGGTGGGGGCACCGGGGAGGGCCTGCGCCCGAAACACCTTCAGGCCGCGGCCGTCGGGCAGGTGGGTAAACGCCGTTGGGATGGGCGAGAGGCCGCGCACCAGGTTTACCAGAGCTTCGGCCGGCTGATTGAAATCGAGGCGGCCGGTTTCCTTTTGCAGCTTGGGCGCGGGGCGTAAGTCGCCGCGGTCGGTTTGGGGCGTGCTGGGGGCCGTGCCGGCGGCAATGGCCTGCACCGTGCGCAGGGCCAAGGCGGCTCCGGCTTGCTTCAGCTTGCCGTACAAAGAGCCAAAATCATCTTCTGGCTCTATGGCTACTTCGTCTTGGTAAATCAGGTCGCCGGTGTCGATTTCGTGCCGCAGGAAAAACGACGTAACGCCCGTGACCTGCTCGCCGTGAATCAGCGCCCAGTTGATGGGCGCGGCGCCGCGGTACTGCGGCAGCAACGACGCGTGGATGTTGATGGATCCTAGGTGCGGCATGTTCCAAACTGCTTCGGGCAGCATCCGAAAGGCCACAATCACCTGCAAATCGGCGGCGTAGCTGCGCAGCTCCTCCTGGAACTCCGGCGACTTGAGGTTGGTAGGCTGCAATACGGGCAGGCCCAGCTGCACGGCCACTTGCTTCACGGCCGATTCGTTTAGCTTCTGGCCGCGACCGGCAGGCTTATCGGGCGCCGTAATTACGGCCACCACCTGGCAGCCCGACCAACCGTGCAAAGCTTCGAGGGTAGGCACCGCGAAATCGGGCGTGCCCATAAATACTATTCGGAGCATGTTGGTTCGGATGGGGTTTAGCCCGCAGAAGACGCAGAACAGCTCAGCGCCCTCAGCGACAATGCTCTGCGCCTTCTGCGGGCTCAAAATTGACTAGTTGAAATCGGGGTACAGCAGGTACTTCTTGCGCATCTGCTTGTACTGACCTAGGGCCGGCTCCCACGCTTGGCGAATCTCCTTCTCCGATTTGCCCGCAATGATCATCTGGCGCACGGTGGGCGTGCCGGTGAGCTGCTCGAAGTACTTGCCGAAGAACTTGTCTTTGGCTGTGCTCTTCTGGTAGTAGTCGATGAGGTAGCGCAGGGTAAAGCCTAGGTCGTTGCCAGTTTTGCGCAGGTCTTCGCCGTAGCAAAGCTTGCCGTTTTGGGGCGGTGCGGTAGAGCCCGAATTGGGTTTGGGCGTGAAGCTGAAGGGGCGAGTGCCCGGCTGCGTAGGGGCGCCAATCACTTCGAATGGAAACTCAGTACCGCGGCCTACGCTCACATCGGTGCCCTCGAACAAGCACAGCGTAGCGTACAACGACACCGCGTGCGGGTTGGGCAGGTTGGGGGAGGGGCGCACCGGCAGCTCGTAGCGCGTGGAGTGGGTGTAGCCCTGCACGGGTATCACCGTAAGCTGGCACTGCTTGCCGCCGGCCAGCCATTTTTCGCCGTTGATCATTTTGGCCAGCTCGCCTACCGTGAGGCCGTGCACAACCGGGATGGGGTGCATGCCCACAAACGATTTGTGCTGCGGCTCCATAATGGGGCCATCCACGTACCAGCCGTTGGGGTTGGGGCGGTCGAGCACAATCACGGGCTTACCCAGCTCAGCGGCGGCCTCCATCACGTAGTGCATGGTGCTGATGTAGGTGTAGAAGCGCGTGCCCACGTCCTGAATGTCGAAAACAAGCACGTCCACATCCTGCAGCATTTCGGCGGTGGGCTTTTTGGTGGCGCCGTAGAGGCTGCGCACGGGTTTGCCGGTGCGCTCGTCCTTGCCATCCTTGATGGTAGCGCCATCGGCCGCTTCGCCCCGGAAACCGTGCTCCGGACCGAAAATGGCTGTAATGTTTACGCCTTTGGCCAACAAGGTATCGGGCAGCAGCGCCCGGCCTACTTTGGAGGTTTGGTTTACCACCACGCCCACGCGCTTGCCTTGCAGCAGCGGCAGGTACTCGCCAAACCGGGCGGCGCCCACTTGCAGCCCCGCCTGGGGCGCGGGCGTGCTGGCCGCGGCGGTTGCGGCCGGGCCCGCACCTAGGGTTGCCTCGGTGGGGTTATTTGCCTCGGTGGGCAACGTTGTGGGCCGAGCCGGCGTACAGGCCGGACCTTGCAGCAAGAAAAGCGCGCACAGCGCCGAAAGGCTGTTGGGTATCATCGTTGGCACTCTAGCGGTGAAAAGGGTCACACAAACTTAGCCGGCTTCGCGTAGCTTTACGCCCAGTGAACGTTTCGCGGTACATATCCCAGAAGATTGAAGGCTCCGACTCGGGGTCATTCACCTCGTCGGTGACCAAGATAGCCATCATCAGCATTGCCCTCGGTTTGGCGGTAATGCTGGTGTCGTTTGCTATTCTGGAGGGCTTCCGCAACGAAATTCAGGCCAAAATATTTTCGTTCGGCGCCCACCTCACCGTCAGCAAGTACGACAACAACAACTCGCTCGAGGTAGAGCCCATCAACGGGGCCGAACTCACGCGCGACTTGCGTCGGTACCCGCAAATCAAGTCGTCGCAGCCGTTTGCCCGCAAAACGGCCATCATTAAAACCCGCGACGAGGTGCTGGGCGTGGTGCTGAAAGGCATTGACGAGGAAAACGGTCCGTCGCCGATGCGGCAGAACTTGGTTACGGGCAAGTTTTTGACCTTCCCCGACACGGCCGCTGCCGAGCAGGTGCTGCTGTCGCGCAAAATGGCCGATAAGCTGCGCCTGAAGGTGGGCGACGATGCCTTATTCTATTTTATTCAGAACCCACCTAGGGTGCGCAAATTTGTGGTGGCCGGCATCTACCAAACCGGCCTCGACGAGTTCGACGAAGTGTATGTAATTGGCGACATCCGGCAAGTGCGCGAGCTGAATACCTGGGCCGATTCGTTGGTGGGCGGCTACGAGGTAGTGCTGAAAGATTTCCGGCAGCTCGACCCCGTGTCGGACAACCTCTACAACTCGCTGCGCTACGACCTCAAGCTGGACAAGATTACCGACCAGTACGCGCAGCTTTTCGATTGGCTGCAGTTGCTGAACCGCAACGTAATCATCTTTCTGGTGCTGATCATCTTCGTGGCCACCTTCAACATGGTGGCTACCATCTTCATCATGATTTTGGAGCGCACCAACATGATCGGTATTCTGAAGGCCATCGGCGCTACCGACAACCAAATTCGGCGGATGTTCTTCTTCCGGGGCTTCAACCTCACCGTTAAGGGCATGCTGTGGGGCAACCTGGTGGGGCTTGGCTTCTGCGCGGTGCAGTACTTTTTCCATCCCATCCCGCTCGACCCCGAAAACTACTACATGGACCGCGTGCCCATTTTCTGGGACCCACGCATCATTCTGCTGCTCAACGCGGCCGTGTTCACCACTTCGCAGTTGGCAGTACTCATCCCCACGTACCTGATTGCCCGCATCAAGCCGGTGGTGGCTATCAAGTTCGATTAGTGATTTCTCGCTGAGGTTCGCTGAGGTTTTCGCAGAGGTACGCGGAGGCCGCATCTGCGTACCTCTGCGAAAACCTCAGCGAACCTCAGCGAGAAACTATTACAACCACCGGCTTTGCAGCACTAGGTTGGGGTTGGGGCAAAGTTCAGCCCAATAGGCTTGCTCCTCGGGCAATGCCACGCCCGGGAAGTCGCCGCGGCGGCCTTGCATGTCGGCCACCAGCTGAAAGTGCAGGTGCGGAGGCCAGTCGCCGTTTTCGGGCCAGGGGCCCACGGTGGCAAAAGCTGCGCCTTTCTCGATGCGCTGCCCCGCTTGCAGGTGCACCAGCCCGGCGCGCCCCAAGTGCCCGTAGAGCGAGTAGAACGTCGTGCCCTCCAGCTCGTGCTGCAACACCACGGTGGGGCCGTAGTCGCCGAAGTTAGCGTTGTCGGCGAGGCTGTGCACGGTGGCGGCCAGCGGGGCCAGCACCGGCGTGCCGGCGGGCAGCCACACATCCACGCCTAGGTGCAAGGAGCGGGCCGGCAAGGCAACATCGCCAAAGAGCGTAGGGCTGCGGCGGTAGATGACGCGGTTTTCGAGGTAGCCGCCCACGCCGATGCGGGCGTTTTGGGCCGCGAGCAATTCGTTTACGAGTTCGTCAAATGCTGCGGTGTTGCGCAAATCGGCCGCCTGCAGGCGTGGGTTTCTGGCCGTAAAATCGAGGCGTGCCACATCGGCACCGTTCAGGTCGACGGGCAGTACAGGACTGAATTCGGCCGCGTGGCGCTGCAGCAGTTCGGTGAGGAAAGTAGCCAAAAGATGAAGTGAAAACGTCGGATGAAAGTAGCTCCAAGGCCAATAAAGTTCGCCTTTGGGGCCGCAACTAACAACATGCCCGCCACAACTAACAACTGTTAGCCTCTAACTGCAAACTAACATCGCCTTTTACCGTACCTTGCACGCCCGTTGCCGCAACCTGTGGCGGCGCTGCTTGTTGTTCCACCGAACCTTGTTTTCGAACGCCTTTCACTGGCCGAGAACCGCATGAGTACAAGTCCGTATCTGACCCTGAATGTTGTCGAGCTTACCCGCGAAACCGACGACGCCATCACCATCCACCTCGAGCGTGCCGACCGCCAGGCCGTGGCTTGCCAGCCCGGCCAGTTTCTCACGCTCATAGTGCCCTGTGGCTCGGGCAGCCGCCCCGAGCGCCGCTCTTACTCGCTCAGCAGCA includes the following:
- the fmt gene encoding methionyl-tRNA formyltransferase, with protein sequence MLRIVFMGTPDFAVPTLEALHGWSGCQVVAVITAPDKPAGRGQKLNESAVKQVAVQLGLPVLQPTNLKSPEFQEELRSYAADLQVIVAFRMLPEAVWNMPHLGSINIHASLLPQYRGAAPINWALIHGEQVTGVTSFFLRHEIDTGDLIYQDEVAIEPEDDFGSLYGKLKQAGAALALRTVQAIAAGTAPSTPQTDRGDLRPAPKLQKETGRLDFNQPAEALVNLVRGLSPIPTAFTHLPDGRGLKVFRAQALPGAPTAETPLGAWLTDGRSHLRVQTADGQLDLLDVQLEGKKRMPVGDFLRGFKLEMKKEE
- a CDS encoding peptidoglycan DD-metalloendopeptidase family protein, translated to MATFLTELLQRHAAEFSPVLPVDLNGADVARLDFTARNPRLQAADLRNTAAFDELVNELLAAQNARIGVGGYLENRVIYRRSPTLFGDVALPARSLHLGVDVWLPAGTPVLAPLAATVHSLADNANFGDYGPTVVLQHELEGTTFYSLYGHLGRAGLVHLQAGQRIEKGAAFATVGPWPENGDWPPHLHFQLVADMQGRRGDFPGVALPEEQAYWAELCPNPNLVLQSRWL
- a CDS encoding exo-beta-N-acetylmuramidase NamZ family protein, yielding MIPNSLSALCALFLLQGPACTPARPTTLPTEANNPTEATLGAGPAATAAASTPAPQAGLQVGAARFGEYLPLLQGKRVGVVVNQTSKVGRALLPDTLLAKGVNITAIFGPEHGFRGEAADGATIKDGKDERTGKPVRSLYGATKKPTAEMLQDVDVLVFDIQDVGTRFYTYISTMHYVMEAAAELGKPVIVLDRPNPNGWYVDGPIMEPQHKSFVGMHPIPVVHGLTVGELAKMINGEKWLAGGKQCQLTVIPVQGYTHSTRYELPVRPSPNLPNPHAVSLYATLCLFEGTDVSVGRGTEFPFEVIGAPTQPGTRPFSFTPKPNSGSTAPPQNGKLCYGEDLRKTGNDLGFTLRYLIDYYQKSTAKDKFFGKYFEQLTGTPTVRQMIIAGKSEKEIRQAWEPALGQYKQMRKKYLLYPDFN
- a CDS encoding ABC transporter permease, which gives rise to MNVSRYISQKIEGSDSGSFTSSVTKIAIISIALGLAVMLVSFAILEGFRNEIQAKIFSFGAHLTVSKYDNNNSLEVEPINGAELTRDLRRYPQIKSSQPFARKTAIIKTRDEVLGVVLKGIDEENGPSPMRQNLVTGKFLTFPDTAAAEQVLLSRKMADKLRLKVGDDALFYFIQNPPRVRKFVVAGIYQTGLDEFDEVYVIGDIRQVRELNTWADSLVGGYEVVLKDFRQLDPVSDNLYNSLRYDLKLDKITDQYAQLFDWLQLLNRNVIIFLVLIIFVATFNMVATIFIMILERTNMIGILKAIGATDNQIRRMFFFRGFNLTVKGMLWGNLVGLGFCAVQYFFHPIPLDPENYYMDRVPIFWDPRIILLLNAAVFTTSQLAVLIPTYLIARIKPVVAIKFD